The Candidatus Nitrosocosmicus franklandus genome contains a region encoding:
- a CDS encoding DUF2299 family protein, which yields MSQSVTNGNSPYNSILDWLKKDPVCNIEETIDNDNTVSIINTSYFEDFKIGVYVYKNDVGRVEIISSPRLLAQDGKILQNVDYKIINEFQTRLTKDLLKIGVFCSLQTNKDGNSIGLTIIYPLFFDSLTRELFMSAVHTVARACLITAIEFDKFMVDHQ from the coding sequence ATGTCACAATCAGTAACAAACGGCAACTCACCGTATAATAGTATTCTTGATTGGCTCAAAAAGGATCCAGTCTGCAATATAGAAGAAACAATAGATAATGATAATACAGTTTCAATTATTAATACCAGTTATTTTGAGGATTTTAAAATCGGCGTTTACGTTTATAAAAATGATGTTGGTAGAGTTGAAATTATATCTAGTCCTCGTCTGTTAGCTCAAGATGGTAAAATTTTACAGAATGTCGACTACAAAATTATTAATGAGTTTCAAACACGATTGACCAAAGACTTATTGAAGATTGGCGTATTCTGTTCATTGCAAACAAACAAAGATGGAAACTCCATTGGGCTGACCATAATATACCCTTTGTTTTTTGATAGCTTGACTCGAGAATTATTTATGAGTGCTGTCCATACAGTTGCTAGAGCATGTCTTATAACAGCTATAGAATTTGATAAATTTATGGTTGATCATCAATGA
- a CDS encoding sensor histidine kinase — MNIKDLLTVKTGELLAKADELREANESLSIANTKIRKKIEEIKNARKDLTELEMDLLVANNQVKELNERFALTNKELAKVSKDLIVAHEEIKQLVLKQKEFVDIAAHELRTPIQALSGNFELIEMDIPSLLKNSAKAMETTIKEFERLIKDKPRLEQFRNRLISSYKNSRRLEKLVSDILVTSRIENNKLQLHKEPFNLNEKIQDVINDVLTKTRVASLHANSLNPVDIVFEPQNDPVIVYADKIRIFEVISNIMNNAINFSDGESITVSVTKSQNNDDKTDHENFEEVEYTKSNKENEKGSELVIVSIKDKGKGIDEKILPRLFEKFVTKSDKGIGLGLYISKNIVEAHGGIIWAQNNKNEKGATVSFSLPLRE; from the coding sequence TTGAATATAAAAGATCTCCTTACCGTAAAAACAGGCGAACTACTAGCCAAGGCAGATGAATTGAGGGAGGCAAATGAATCTTTAAGCATTGCTAATACTAAAATTAGAAAGAAAATAGAAGAAATAAAAAATGCAAGAAAGGATTTAACTGAATTAGAAATGGATCTTCTCGTAGCAAATAACCAAGTGAAGGAACTCAATGAAAGATTCGCATTGACCAATAAAGAACTCGCCAAAGTCAGTAAAGATCTAATTGTAGCCCATGAAGAGATAAAGCAACTAGTGTTAAAGCAAAAAGAGTTTGTCGATATCGCGGCTCATGAATTAAGGACACCAATCCAAGCTTTATCAGGAAATTTTGAATTGATTGAAATGGACATCCCATCACTTTTGAAAAATTCAGCAAAAGCTATGGAAACAACCATTAAAGAATTTGAACGTTTAATCAAAGATAAGCCCAGACTAGAGCAATTTAGAAATAGGCTTATATCAAGCTATAAGAATTCGCGAAGACTCGAGAAGTTAGTAAGTGATATACTTGTTACCTCACGAATCGAAAATAACAAATTACAATTACATAAAGAACCCTTTAATCTAAACGAAAAAATACAGGATGTGATTAATGACGTCCTTACAAAAACTAGGGTTGCTTCACTTCATGCTAATTCGCTCAATCCAGTTGACATAGTTTTTGAACCACAAAACGATCCTGTTATAGTATATGCAGATAAAATTAGGATTTTTGAAGTTATCTCAAACATAATGAATAATGCAATTAATTTTTCGGATGGAGAATCCATTACTGTTTCAGTTACAAAAAGTCAAAATAACGATGATAAAACAGACCACGAAAATTTCGAGGAGGTTGAATATACAAAAAGCAATAAAGAAAATGAAAAAGGTAGTGAATTGGTAATAGTATCTATCAAAGATAAAGGAAAAGGAATTGATGAGAAAATTTTACCACGACTATTTGAAAAATTTGTTACAAAATCAGATAAAGGCATTGGACTAGGTCTATACATATCTAAAAACATTGTCGAAGCTCATGGAGGTATCATTTGGGCCCAAAATAACAAGAATGAAAAAGGAGCGACAGTTTCGTTTAGTTTACCTTTAAGAGAATAG
- a CDS encoding serine hydrolase domain-containing protein, with translation MEDFVSNSNSTNAAVVLGYVDPNGMQFYGYGNVSGSVNTTVNQNTIFGIGSITKVFTTILLSDIVVNDGLIKLDDPLQKYLPSDVMVPKYDAQNMTLENLATHTAGLPEFPDNFCKDHMDNFDVNRTTEYRMKIIECTQKYSPSELYQSFSNTLITTEVGSKFGYSSFGTGLLGNILAIKSNMSYDDLLEKRIYSVLGMVNTSITLTDEQKSNLAVGHINGDELPTWNLAPVIAPSGGTYSTANDMFKFVSANIGLIKTKLDIAMQESHLIRHYNGFLGPNNV, from the coding sequence ATTGAAGACTTCGTCTCCAATAGCAATAGTACAAACGCTGCAGTTGTTTTAGGTTATGTAGATCCAAATGGAATGCAGTTTTATGGTTATGGCAACGTATCAGGATCAGTGAATACAACCGTAAACCAAAATACAATTTTTGGTATCGGTTCAATCACAAAAGTTTTCACCACAATCTTACTCTCAGATATCGTCGTGAACGACGGCCTGATTAAACTAGATGATCCTCTACAAAAGTATTTACCTTCTGATGTAATGGTACCGAAATATGATGCACAAAATATGACCCTGGAAAATCTAGCAACCCACACTGCTGGATTACCCGAGTTCCCAGATAACTTTTGTAAAGATCATATGGATAACTTTGATGTCAACCGGACTACTGAATACCGAATGAAAATAATAGAATGTACACAAAAGTATTCACCTTCTGAATTATATCAAAGTTTTTCTAACACTTTAATTACAACAGAAGTTGGTTCTAAATTTGGATATTCATCTTTTGGTACAGGATTGTTAGGTAACATTTTAGCTATAAAGTCTAATATGTCTTATGACGATCTCTTAGAAAAAAGGATTTATTCAGTGCTGGGCATGGTAAATACAAGCATCACTTTAACAGATGAACAGAAATCTAATTTGGCTGTTGGACATATTAATGGAGATGAACTCCCCACTTGGAATTTAGCTCCCGTAATAGCACCCAGTGGAGGGACATATTCTACTGCTAATGATATGTTCAAATTTGTCTCAGCGAATATTGGGTTGATTAAGACCAAATTGGATATTGCAATGCAAGAATCGCACTTAATCAGACACTATAATGGATTCCTGGGACCAAACAATGTATAA